GACGGCCCTGCTGGAGCACGTACTCGGCGGTCCGGCCGGACGGGCCCCGGGCGCCCGGAACCTGTACGCCGGCGGCGTGGAGTTCGAGATGGAACTGGCATACGCCGCACTGCACCAGCTCTGCCTGCCGTTGCTCGACCGCCTCGACCGACTGCCCGAGCCGCAGCGGACGGCGCTCGAGGTGGCCTTCGGGCACGGCAGCGGGCGAGCGCCGGACCGCTTCGGCGTGGCGCTGGCCGTCCTCGGGCTGCTGTCCGAGGCGGCCGGGGACGGGCCCCTGATCTGTGTCGTGGACGACGCGCAGTGGCTGGACCGGGCGTCGGCACAGGCACTGGCGTTCGTGGCCCGCCGGATCGAGGCCGAGCCGATCGCGATGGTGTTCGCGCTGCGCGAGCGCGGTGGCGTCCCCGAACTCGACGCTCTGCCGGGCCTCCACCTGACCGGCCTGGCCGACGCACCCTCCCGGGCGCTGCTGGCCTCCGGTGTGCACGCGCCCCTCGACGACCGCGTACGGGAACGGATCCTCGCCGAGGCCGACGGCAATCCGCTGGCCCTGCTGGAACTGCCCCGAGGCATGGGCCCGGCCCAGCTGGCCGGCGGGTTCGGGCTGCCGACACCGGCCCCGCTGTCCAGCCGTATCGAGCGCAGCTTCCATGAGCGAGTGGCCCAACTACCCGCCCCGACCCGGCTGTTGCTCCTGCTGGCCGCCGCCGAACCGCTCGGGGACACGGGCCGGCTGTGGCGGGCCGCCGACCTGCTGGGCGTCGACGCGGACGCCGGGGCGCCGGCCGAGGCCGCCGGACTCATCGAACTGGGCGGCCGGTCGCGCTTCCGGCATCCGCTGGTGCGCGCCGCCGTCTACCTCGCCGCCTCACCGGCCGACCGCCGCCGCGCGCACCGGGCGCTGGCCGAGGCGACGGACCCGGCCGCCGACCCCGACCACCGGGCCTGGCACCGCGCCCAGGCGGCGGCGCGGCCCGACGACGAGGTGGCCGCCGAGCTGGTCGCCTCGGCCGACCGGGCCCAGGCCAGGGGCGGTGCCGCGGCGGGCGCCGCCTTCCTGGAACGCGCCGCCGCGCTCACCGCCGACCCCGCACTGCGCGCCGGACGGTTCCTCGCCGCCGCCGGGGCGAATCTGGAGGCCGGAGCCCTCGACGCGGCCCTCGGCCTGATCGCCGCCGCCGAGGCGGAGCCCCTCGACGACCGGCTGCGCGCACGGGCCGACCTGCTGCGCGGCCGCGCGGAGTACTTCCGCAGCGGCGGCGAGGAGGCGGTGCGCCTGCTCGTACGGGCCGCTCGGCGCATCGCCCCGGTGGAACCGAGTACCGCCCGGGAGTACCTGCTCGACGCGCTCCAGGCCGCGCTCGTCAGCGGACAGGCCGGCCAGGGCATGACGCTCGCCGTCGCCGCCGCCCGCACCGCGCCCCCGGCTCCCCGGCCGCCCACCACCACCGACGAGCTGCTGGACGCGCTGCTCGGCCACCTGGACGGGAAACCGGGCAGCGTGCCCGTACTGCGGCGGCTCCTCGCGCACGCGGACGACGAGATGTGGACCAAGCGGCTGACGCTGGCCGCGATGCTGTCCGTCGCCCTGTGGGACATCGGCCTGGCGACCGGCGTCCTCACCCGCCGCCTCGAACAGGGCCGCGACGAGGGCTCGTTGACCACGGTGACCGTGAGCCTGGCGCTGCTGAGCGCCGGCGCGCTCCACCAAGGTGACATGGCGGCGGCCGTGTCGATGATGAGCGAGGAGGAGACCCTGACCGGCGTGACGGGTGCGGCGCCGCACCGCAACACCCGTCTGCACCTTGCCGCCCTGCGCGGCACGAAGCGGGAGGCCACCGCACTGATCGAACAGGCCCGTGCGGAGGCCCGCGACCGGGACAAGGGACTGCTCACCGTGTTCGCCGACTGGGCGACGGCGATCCTGCACAACGGCCTCGCCGACTACCCCACCGCGCTGGCCGCGGCCGAGCGGGCGAGCGCCCACGGGGACCTGCCGGTCGCCGGACTCGCCCTGCCGGAGCTGATCGAGGCGGCCGTGCGGTGCGGTGAACGCGAGAGGGCGACGGCGGCGTTCCGGACGCTCGACGACCGGACCACCGCCGCCGGCACGGACTTCGCCCTCGGCGTCAGGTCGTACGCCGCCGCCCTGCTGGAGGAGGACGGCGCCACGGCGGAGGCCCACTACCGCGCGGCCGTCGGCCACTTCACCGACTGCGGCATCGGTACGTTCCTGGCACGGGCCCATCTGGTGTACGGCGAGTGGCTGCGCCGGGAGGGCCGTCGCCGGGAAGCGCGGCACGAGTTGCAGGTGGCCTTCGAGAAGCTGTCCGCCCTGGGAGCCGGAGCCTTCGCCGACCGGGCCCGCGCGGAACTGCGCGCCACCGGGGAGCGCGTGAGACGTGTCACCCCGGACTCGGCGGACCGGCTCACCCCGCACGAACTCACCATCGCCCGACTGGCCGCCACCGGCACCACCTCCCGCGAGATCGCGGCCCGACTGTTCCTGAGCCCGCGGACGATCGACGCCCACTTGCGCAACATCTTCAAGAAGCTCGGCATCACCTCCCGCCGCCAACTCGCCGCCGTGCTCTCCGTCTAGGCGACGGCAGGGGCTGTCGGACGCTCCGCTGTGAGAATCGTTGTTGTCGCCACGCAAGGGAAACGTGGTAACTACACTCGCGCCCCATGCGTAACGCGAGCCCCTTCATACAGACGTCCCGTCCCTCACCGCGTTCCGGTGGCCTCCACGGGAGAAGAATCAACTCGGCCGCGTGGCAAGCCACTTGTGCCTCTCGTGGTGTCTCTCCGGGGAGGAGGGCCGAGATCACATGAAGGGCCGGCACAAACAGTCCCGCGATCCCCGCGGGCACTGGCTGTTACTGATACTCGTCCTTCCGGCGATGTTCGCGGTGCTGATCTTCGAGGGCTGGACCGAACACGAGGTCGACGCCGCGAAGACGCGGTCGCCCTGCACCTCACCCGTACCGGACGCGGTGGCGGAGGGCAACGGCCCCGTCATCGGGATCAACCGCAACGGCATACAGACCGGCTCCATGCCCGCCCGCACCGTCGCGCTCACCTTCGACGGCGGCCCCGACCCGGTGTGGACCCCGCGCCTGCTGGACCTGCTGCGCCGCCATCAGGCGCGCGCCACCTTCTTCCTCTTCGGCTCCCAGGCCGCCCGCCATCCGGAGCTGGTCCGTCGGATCCGCGCCGAGGGCCATGAGATCGGCTCCAACACCTACACCGGCGCCGTTCTCGGCGAGGCGTCGCCGATCCGCTTCTCGACCGAACTCGACCTGACGCAGACCGCGTTGGCGGGCGCCGCGGACCTGAACACCACGCTGCTGCGGATGCCGCGGACCACCTCGCCGGACACGCTGTGCGGCCGGGAGTGGAAGGCGGCGAGCCAGGCGGCCGACCGCGGCTATGTGCTGGTCGCCGCCGACAAGGGCTCCCGGAAGCCGGCACAGGGGCTGGTCCGCCAGTTCAGCCAGACGGAGACCGCCTTCCAGGAGACGAAGAAGCTGCTCGACAACCGGAGTGTCGACCGCTTCACGACCGTCTCGGACGGGCTCGACCTCATCCCGTACACACCGGTGTCCACCCTCGAGCGATGGCAGGGCACCGCTCTGCTCTGGGGCACCAGCCTCGGGCGCAGCTTCTCGAACACCATGACCTGGATCCTCGGCATCGCGGGCGGTCTGGGCGTACTGCGCCTCGGACTGCTCGCCCTCTTCGCCCGCGCCCACGTCCGCCGGCTGGAACGCTTCCGGCCGGGCGCGCCCTGGATGCGGGAGGTGACCGAACCGGTGACGGTGCTCGTCCCGGCGTACAACGAAGAGGCCGGCATCGAATCCACCATCCTCTCGCTGCTCGACTCCACCCACCCGGACCTGCAGATCGTCGTCATCGACGACGGGTCGACGGACCGTACGGCTCAGATCGCCGCGAGTACCGGAGACCCGCGGGTGGAGGTGATCCGCAAACCCAACGAGGGCAAGGCCGCCGCCCTCAACGCCGGGCTGGCCCTGGCGAGGCACGACATCGTGGTCATGGTCGACGCCGACACCGTCTTCGAACCGGACGCCGTCCACCAGCTGGTCCAGCCCCTCGCGCACCCGGCGGTCGGCGCGGTCAGCGGCAACACCAAGGTCGGCAACCGGCGGGGGCTGCTCGCCAAGTGGCAGCACCTGGAGTACTGCTTCGGCTTCAACCTCGACCGCCGGATGTTCGAGGTCCTGGAGTGCATGACGACCGTTCCCGGAGCCATCGGGGCGTTCCGCCGGGACGCGCTGGTGGCCGTCGGCGGGGTCAGCGACGACACACTCGCCGAGGACACCGACCTCACGATGGCCCTGTGGCGGGCGGGCTGGCGGGTGCTCTACGAGGAGTCCGCCGTCGCCTGGACCGAAGTACCCACCAGCCTGCGGCAGTTGTGGCGACAGCGCTACCGCTGGTGCTACGGAACCATCCAGTCCATGTGGAAACACCGACGCGCCGTCCTCGACACGGGCACCGCCGGGCGCTTCGGCCGACGGGGACTGACGTACCTCGCGCTCTTCCAGGTCGTCCTTCCGCTGCTCGCGCCGGTCATCGACGTCTACGCCCTGTACGGCGTGCTGTTCCTCGACCCACTGACGTCGGCGGGGATCTGGTTCGCCTTCCTCGGCCTCCAAATGGTCAGTGCCGGTTACGCGTTGAGGCTGGACGGCGAGCGGCGGTGGAGCCTGTGGTCGATGCCGTTCCAGATCATCGCCTACCGGCAGCTGATGTACCTGGTCGTCATCCAGTCCGTGGTCGCCCTGCTGCTCGGCAGCCGCCTGAAGTGGCAGCGCATGAAACGTTCCGGTACGGCCGCTGAACAGATCGGCGGCCCGGCGCCGTATAAGAGCCTGCCGACGAGGTGATCCCGATGCGCTGAGGTACTGACAGGCCGATGGACGACTGGACCGACCGCCCGGCGGGCGACGACCGGAGCGAGGGTGGGGCAGAGCAGGCACGCGTCATCACGGGGCGGGGAATGCCCACGGCACCCCCGCCCTCGATACGCACCGCACCGTTGCCCGGCATGCTCTCTCCCGCCCCGCCCGGCCGCACGGGCGAGGGGCACCCGTCCCGCGCCCGCCGGGCGGGCATCTCCGACCGGGGCAGCAGATCGCCCAAGCCCCGCCCCTCCCGGCGGCGCCGGGTCGTGCGCCTGGTGATCCTGTTGGTCTGCGCGCTGGTCGCCGGCTGCGTCGGTACGTACGTCTGGGCCGACACCAAGCTCGACCAGGAGGTGAACCTTGGCACGCTCGCCGACCGGGCGCCGCGCGGCAAGGGCACCAACTACCTGGTCGTGGGCTCCGACAGCCGCGAGGGGCTGTCCCAGCAGGACAGGAAGGACCTGCGCACCGGTTCGGCCGAGGGCCGCCGCACGGACTCGATGATCCTGCTGCACACCGGTGTGGCCGGCACCACGATGATGAGTCTGCCGCGCGACTCCTGGGTGACCATCCCGCCGTACGTCGATCCCGACACCGGCAGGAGCTACCGCGCCACGCCGAACAAACTGAACGCCGCGTTCTCCCTGGGCGGCCCCGAACTCCTAGTCCGGACCGTGGAGCGCAACACCGGACTGCATGTCGACCACTACGCCGAGATCGGCTTCGCGGGCTTCGTCGGCGTGGTGGACGCGGTCGGCGGCGTGGACCTGTGCCTGGACCGGCCCGTCAGGGACAAGGCTTCGGGGGCGAATCTGAGCAAGGGCTGCCAGACCCTCGACGGCGCGGAGGCGCTGGCGTTCGTCCGGCAGCGCAAGCAGGAGGCCCAGGGCGACCTCGGCCGTACCCAGAACCAGCAGAAGTTCCTGGCCGCGCTCGCCGCGAAGGCGGCCACGCCGGGCACGCTCCTGAACCCGGCCAAGTCCGTCCCGACCGCCACCGCGGGACTCGACACGCTCGTCGTGGACGAGGACACCGGCCTGCCGCAGCTCATGTCGCTGTTCCAGGCCATGCGGAAGGTCACCTCCGGCGGCGGCAGACAGCTCAACGTGCCGGTCGCCGACCCGAATTTCATCACCCCCCAGGGCAGCGCCGTGCGCTGGGACGCCGCCCGGGCGCGGCAGCTCTTCGGAGAGCTGAGGGAGGACCTGCCCGTGACCGCCGGACAGCGGCAATGACCCGCCCCGCCCTACAGGAAGGGCGTGCCCGCGTCGAGCCCGCACAGGACCCGGCCGTACAGCTCCAGGTTGGTGGCGGGATTGACGAAGGAGTGCAGGCTCAGGGCGTGCAGATCGCGCACGGCCCGCTGGACGGGCACCTCCTGGCGCAGGGAGGACGCGCCGGAGGCGGACCCGATCAGGTCGACGGCCTCCTTGCACAGCCGCGTCACACAGCCGCTCTGCGCCCGGATCCTGGCCCGCTCCTGAACCGTGTACGGCTCGCCCGACTCGGCCCGTGACTCGATCAGGGCCACGAACTCGTCCGTCAGCAGCTCGGCGCAGGAGATCTTCATGGCCGCCTCGGCCGCCTGCAAATGGGTGACGGCTGCCTCGTGCTGCCGCTCGTGGAAGGTGTACGTGATGCCCCGCCGATGGATCCGCTCGGTGAACTCCGCAAGCGCCGCCCGCGCCAGGCCGAGCGCGTTCGGCGCCGTCCAGGCACAGAACAGCAGCAGGACGGGCATCCGGTAGAAGGGGTCGTCGGCGTTGGCCTTCGAGGGGAACTCACCGCCCAGCAGGGGCCCGACCGGCAGCACACGGTGAGCGGGGACGACGACGTCACGGGCGACCACGCTGTTGCTGCCGCTGCCCGCGAGCCCCGAGACGTACCAGTCGTCCAGGATCTCCAGATCGGCCATCGGCACGGCGGCCCACAGCACCTCGGGCGGCCCGTCGCCGGATTCGACGCGGGCGGTCAGCAGGTGCCAGTCGGCGTCGTGACAGCCGGTGGCGAAGGCCGAGGTGCCGCTCACGACATAGCCGTCGTCCGTCACGACCGCCGTGGCGTCGGGAATGAGGGTGCCGCCGACCCGTACGTCCGGGCTGGTGAAGATCTCGTCCTGCGCCTCGTCGGGAAAGAGCGCCGCGATGTAGGAACAGCCCACCTGGATCACGGTCTTGAAGGCGGTCGAGCCGCAGCCGGCGGCGATCTCGGCCACCGCGTCGACCTGCGTCCGTAATCGGGACTGGTAGCCGCCGTACCGCCGGGGCACGTTCATCCGGTGGGTCCCGGCGTCCGTCAGCGCCGCGGCCACCTCGTCCGTCACCCGCCTCTGCTGCTCGGCGCGCAGCGCGTGCTCGCGGATGAGCGGACGGAGCGCGCGTACGCGTTCGACGATGTCGGCGTCGGAACGGGGCGCTGACGACGGAGCCATGGACGACCTCCGGGCACGACGGACCCTCACCGTGACGCGAATCGCCCTGTCATGTCAACGCCCCCTGCCACTACGGGAGTTGCGGCCTCACTGGCCGCCGAGCCGATCCGCGAGACACGCGAGATAGAGGGCCAGGGCGGCCCGGTGGTCGCGCAGCGGGCGGCCGGTGATCTGCTCGATCTTGTTCATCCGGTAGACGACGGTGTTGCGGTGGATGTGCAGGGCCGTGGACGCCCGGACGAGATTGAACCCGCTCTCGCACCAGGCGATTACCGTCTCCCGCAGCGCCGGCCAGTCCGGCTGGGCGCGCAGGTCCGCGGTGGTGAGGTCGAGCAGGCGGTTGCGGGCGGACTGGTGCACCGCCTCCAGGACCTGGTGGACCCGCAGATCGCTGATCAGGTGAACGGGGGAGCCCCCCGCCGGACGGCCGCCCAGCCGGAGGGCGTCGCACGCGTCCTGGTACGAGTCGTGCAGACCACCGACGGAGTCGGCCGGTTCCCCGATGCCGACGCGGGCGGAGAGAGAGTCCTGGGCCGCGATGACATCGGCGACCCGCCGGCAGTCGGCGACCAAGGAATCCATGGCACGCCGGGCCGGCAGCCGGTGCAGGACGCCGATCCATCCGGGAGCCGTGCCGGCGACGACGTCCTGGGGGTCGGCGAAGACCTCGCGGACGGTGCGCAGCAGTTCCGAGCGGACCAGCGCCATGTCCTGGGTGGGAGCGCCCTGGCGCCGCGCGGCCGCGCCGGGCACGCTCACCTCGAACGCCACCGCGACCCGCCGCAGCCGCAGGTCGAAGCCGAGCTCGGCGGCCCGGAACACGAGGAAGTCGCCCTCGACGACCTGTGGATCGTACGAGGCGATGTCGGCGAGCAGCTTTTCGGCCGCCCGCTCCGAGAGCAGGCGGGAGCGCAGCATGACGGATTCCCGCAGCAGGATCTCCGTCTGGCGCTTCACCAGCAGTCCGAAGCGGCGTACCCGGGCGGGCGCGCCGGTGATCCCGACGGTGCCCACCGCCTGCCCGTCGGTGACCAGCGGCAGGGTGACGCCGGGGCGCACCCCGCGCAGTTGGCGGGCCTGCGACGTGCTGTGGGTGGCGGGTTCCTTGGTGCGGACGACCTCGACGGACGCCTCGTGGAAGCTACCGACCCGGCTGGTGTCGCCGCTGCCGATGACCATGCCCTCCGCATCGGTGATGAGCACGTTGAAGCCGATGACGGCGGAGGTGTCCCCGGCGATCTCCTGGGCGAGTGACGGGCTCAGCACGGCGTTCCTCCCGTCGCGGGTGGCCGGGTTGGACGCACCGTACAGGGGACCGAGCGATATCAGCCACAACTTGGTACGAAGTGAACGGTGACTCGCGACAGGCCGATCTCTAGCGTATGGCCCCAATCACATCCCGCCGAGGGCACAGCGCGGTGAAACGGCGGGTACCTTCAGCGCCCTTACGGAAGGCCCGAGCCCATGACCCGTGTGCGATCCCTCCTGTCCGCTTTGTCGGCAATACTGTTGCTTTCATCGGTCGCCGCCTGTGGTTCCGGCGGCGACGACGAACCGAAGAACGTCTCCGCGAAGGCCGCCGCTCTGGGCACGCTCACGCCCGGTGTCATCAAGGTGGCCGTCCAGCCGTATGCGCCCTACACCAGCGTCCAGGGCGACAAGATCGTCGGACTGGACGGCGACATCCTCACCTACGTGGCCAAGAAGCTGGGCCTCGAGATCAAGCCACAGGTCACCGACTTCGCCGGCATGCTCGCCGGAGTGCAGTCCCGCCGGGTGGACATCACCATCGGCGGTGTCGCCTGGTCCGCCGAGCGGCAGAAGCAAGGGCTGTTCACCGACCCGCCGTACTACTCGCCCCCGGCGATGGCGGTCCGCAGCGGCAAGACGTACAAGACGGTCGACGACCTCAAGGGCCTGAACCTGGGCACGGTCGAGGGCTATGTCTGGGTCAAGTCCATCCAGTCCGTCCCCGGGGCCGAACTGCACGCCTACCCCGACGCCACCGGAGTCTTCGACGACCTCGGCGCGGGCCGCGTCGACGTCGGCTTCCTCGACCCGCTGATCATCATCGCCGCGCAGAAGGAGCGCCCGGAGCTGAAGATCAGCACCCAGTACCTGACACCGCCCACCGCCGCCGAGGTCAAGGCGAAGCCCGACTACCAGTACTTCCAGCCGTACCAGACCGGCTTCTACCTGCCCAAGAAGGCCACCGCGCTGGAGAAGGCGATCTCCGCGCAGATCGACGCCATGTACAAGAACGGCGAGATGGCGAAGCTCGTCGAGAAGTACGGCGGTGACCCCGAGCAGTTCCTCAAGCCGTCCGCCGACGTCGCCACCGCGCGCCGCGGCGTGGACCGGCCGCAGGACTGGACTCCGCCGTCCGCCGGCCAGTGAGGGGATGACATGTCCGGCCTCTTCCAAGTGCCCTGGTCCGACTATCAGTCCGACCTGATCGACGCGCTCTGGCGCACCGTCTCCTACACCGTCGTCA
The nucleotide sequence above comes from Streptomyces sp. NL15-2K. Encoded proteins:
- a CDS encoding LuxR family transcriptional regulator, which produces MRAISPSVPRELYGREAEVGELERLVAAVRAGHGGALVVHGEPGVGKTALLEHVLGGPAGRAPGARNLYAGGVEFEMELAYAALHQLCLPLLDRLDRLPEPQRTALEVAFGHGSGRAPDRFGVALAVLGLLSEAAGDGPLICVVDDAQWLDRASAQALAFVARRIEAEPIAMVFALRERGGVPELDALPGLHLTGLADAPSRALLASGVHAPLDDRVRERILAEADGNPLALLELPRGMGPAQLAGGFGLPTPAPLSSRIERSFHERVAQLPAPTRLLLLLAAAEPLGDTGRLWRAADLLGVDADAGAPAEAAGLIELGGRSRFRHPLVRAAVYLAASPADRRRAHRALAEATDPAADPDHRAWHRAQAAARPDDEVAAELVASADRAQARGGAAAGAAFLERAAALTADPALRAGRFLAAAGANLEAGALDAALGLIAAAEAEPLDDRLRARADLLRGRAEYFRSGGEEAVRLLVRAARRIAPVEPSTAREYLLDALQAALVSGQAGQGMTLAVAAARTAPPAPRPPTTTDELLDALLGHLDGKPGSVPVLRRLLAHADDEMWTKRLTLAAMLSVALWDIGLATGVLTRRLEQGRDEGSLTTVTVSLALLSAGALHQGDMAAAVSMMSEEETLTGVTGAAPHRNTRLHLAALRGTKREATALIEQARAEARDRDKGLLTVFADWATAILHNGLADYPTALAAAERASAHGDLPVAGLALPELIEAAVRCGERERATAAFRTLDDRTTAAGTDFALGVRSYAAALLEEDGATAEAHYRAAVGHFTDCGIGTFLARAHLVYGEWLRREGRRREARHELQVAFEKLSALGAGAFADRARAELRATGERVRRVTPDSADRLTPHELTIARLAATGTTSREIAARLFLSPRTIDAHLRNIFKKLGITSRRQLAAVLSV
- a CDS encoding bifunctional polysaccharide deacetylase/glycosyltransferase family 2 protein, which encodes MKGRHKQSRDPRGHWLLLILVLPAMFAVLIFEGWTEHEVDAAKTRSPCTSPVPDAVAEGNGPVIGINRNGIQTGSMPARTVALTFDGGPDPVWTPRLLDLLRRHQARATFFLFGSQAARHPELVRRIRAEGHEIGSNTYTGAVLGEASPIRFSTELDLTQTALAGAADLNTTLLRMPRTTSPDTLCGREWKAASQAADRGYVLVAADKGSRKPAQGLVRQFSQTETAFQETKKLLDNRSVDRFTTVSDGLDLIPYTPVSTLERWQGTALLWGTSLGRSFSNTMTWILGIAGGLGVLRLGLLALFARAHVRRLERFRPGAPWMREVTEPVTVLVPAYNEEAGIESTILSLLDSTHPDLQIVVIDDGSTDRTAQIAASTGDPRVEVIRKPNEGKAAALNAGLALARHDIVVMVDADTVFEPDAVHQLVQPLAHPAVGAVSGNTKVGNRRGLLAKWQHLEYCFGFNLDRRMFEVLECMTTVPGAIGAFRRDALVAVGGVSDDTLAEDTDLTMALWRAGWRVLYEESAVAWTEVPTSLRQLWRQRYRWCYGTIQSMWKHRRAVLDTGTAGRFGRRGLTYLALFQVVLPLLAPVIDVYALYGVLFLDPLTSAGIWFAFLGLQMVSAGYALRLDGERRWSLWSMPFQIIAYRQLMYLVVIQSVVALLLGSRLKWQRMKRSGTAAEQIGGPAPYKSLPTR
- a CDS encoding LCP family protein — encoded protein: MDDWTDRPAGDDRSEGGAEQARVITGRGMPTAPPPSIRTAPLPGMLSPAPPGRTGEGHPSRARRAGISDRGSRSPKPRPSRRRRVVRLVILLVCALVAGCVGTYVWADTKLDQEVNLGTLADRAPRGKGTNYLVVGSDSREGLSQQDRKDLRTGSAEGRRTDSMILLHTGVAGTTMMSLPRDSWVTIPPYVDPDTGRSYRATPNKLNAAFSLGGPELLVRTVERNTGLHVDHYAEIGFAGFVGVVDAVGGVDLCLDRPVRDKASGANLSKGCQTLDGAEALAFVRQRKQEAQGDLGRTQNQQKFLAALAAKAATPGTLLNPAKSVPTATAGLDTLVVDEDTGLPQLMSLFQAMRKVTSGGGRQLNVPVADPNFITPQGSAVRWDAARARQLFGELREDLPVTAGQRQ
- a CDS encoding acyl-CoA dehydrogenase family protein, which gives rise to MAPSSAPRSDADIVERVRALRPLIREHALRAEQQRRVTDEVAAALTDAGTHRMNVPRRYGGYQSRLRTQVDAVAEIAAGCGSTAFKTVIQVGCSYIAALFPDEAQDEIFTSPDVRVGGTLIPDATAVVTDDGYVVSGTSAFATGCHDADWHLLTARVESGDGPPEVLWAAVPMADLEILDDWYVSGLAGSGSNSVVARDVVVPAHRVLPVGPLLGGEFPSKANADDPFYRMPVLLLFCAWTAPNALGLARAALAEFTERIHRRGITYTFHERQHEAAVTHLQAAEAAMKISCAELLTDEFVALIESRAESGEPYTVQERARIRAQSGCVTRLCKEAVDLIGSASGASSLRQEVPVQRAVRDLHALSLHSFVNPATNLELYGRVLCGLDAGTPFL
- a CDS encoding sugar diacid recognition domain-containing protein is translated as MLSPSLAQEIAGDTSAVIGFNVLITDAEGMVIGSGDTSRVGSFHEASVEVVRTKEPATHSTSQARQLRGVRPGVTLPLVTDGQAVGTVGITGAPARVRRFGLLVKRQTEILLRESVMLRSRLLSERAAEKLLADIASYDPQVVEGDFLVFRAAELGFDLRLRRVAVAFEVSVPGAAARRQGAPTQDMALVRSELLRTVREVFADPQDVVAGTAPGWIGVLHRLPARRAMDSLVADCRRVADVIAAQDSLSARVGIGEPADSVGGLHDSYQDACDALRLGGRPAGGSPVHLISDLRVHQVLEAVHQSARNRLLDLTTADLRAQPDWPALRETVIAWCESGFNLVRASTALHIHRNTVVYRMNKIEQITGRPLRDHRAALALYLACLADRLGGQ
- a CDS encoding transporter substrate-binding domain-containing protein; its protein translation is MTRVRSLLSALSAILLLSSVAACGSGGDDEPKNVSAKAAALGTLTPGVIKVAVQPYAPYTSVQGDKIVGLDGDILTYVAKKLGLEIKPQVTDFAGMLAGVQSRRVDITIGGVAWSAERQKQGLFTDPPYYSPPAMAVRSGKTYKTVDDLKGLNLGTVEGYVWVKSIQSVPGAELHAYPDATGVFDDLGAGRVDVGFLDPLIIIAAQKERPELKISTQYLTPPTAAEVKAKPDYQYFQPYQTGFYLPKKATALEKAISAQIDAMYKNGEMAKLVEKYGGDPEQFLKPSADVATARRGVDRPQDWTPPSAGQ